A DNA window from Hydrogenophaga taeniospiralis contains the following coding sequences:
- the edd gene encoding phosphogluconate dehydratase encodes MSQIHPTIAHVTERIAQRSAGTRATYLASMAAQRKAGTQRSGMGCANMAHTTAALPANDKLKIHAERAPHVGIVTAYNDMLSAHQPYEHYPEQLRQHAHALGVTAQVAGGVPAMCDGVTQGAAGMELSLFSRDVIALATSVALSHNVFDAALFLGICDKIVPGLFMGAAQFGHLSAVFVPAGPMTSGLSNDAKAKVRQQYAQGLVGREALLESEAQAYHSPGTCTFYGTANSNQMLMEIMGLHLPGASFVNPGTPLRDALTQAAMQRAVVNTGRTGEPAICLADILSVNAVVNGIIGLLATGGSTNHTIHLVAMARAAGVLIDWDDFAELSAVVPLLARVYPNGSADVNHFHAAGGMGFLMHELLAHGLLHANVMTVMGAGLTAYVNEPWLDNGALAWRPVPTTSGDTSVLRPVADPFSADGGLRLLKGNLGRSVVKVSAVKPEHRVVRAQAVVVSDQQDLLALFNAGKINKDLIAVVRYQGPRANGMPELHKLTPPLAVLQDLGFKVALVTDGRMSGASGKVPAAIHLSPEALADGPIARVMDGDWITLDCERGVLELEVDAATLAARNISHPDLSHNAHGTGRELFGLFRAHASTPECGASPLFT; translated from the coding sequence ATGTCACAGATTCACCCCACCATCGCCCACGTGACCGAGCGCATCGCCCAGCGCAGCGCCGGCACCCGCGCCACCTACCTCGCCAGCATGGCCGCGCAGCGCAAGGCCGGCACCCAGCGCAGCGGCATGGGCTGCGCCAACATGGCGCACACCACGGCCGCCCTGCCCGCCAACGACAAGCTCAAGATCCACGCCGAGCGCGCGCCACACGTCGGCATCGTCACCGCCTACAACGACATGCTCTCGGCCCACCAGCCCTACGAGCACTACCCCGAGCAGCTGCGCCAGCACGCGCACGCCCTGGGCGTGACCGCGCAGGTGGCCGGTGGCGTGCCCGCCATGTGCGACGGCGTCACGCAGGGTGCCGCCGGCATGGAGCTTTCGCTGTTCTCGCGCGACGTGATCGCGCTGGCCACCTCGGTGGCGCTGTCGCACAACGTGTTCGACGCCGCGCTCTTCCTCGGCATCTGCGACAAGATCGTGCCCGGCCTGTTCATGGGCGCGGCGCAGTTCGGCCACCTGAGCGCGGTCTTCGTGCCCGCCGGCCCCATGACCTCGGGCCTCTCGAACGACGCCAAGGCCAAGGTGCGCCAGCAGTACGCGCAGGGCCTGGTGGGCCGCGAGGCGCTGTTGGAGAGCGAGGCCCAGGCCTACCACAGCCCCGGCACCTGCACCTTCTACGGCACCGCCAACAGCAACCAGATGCTCATGGAGATCATGGGCCTGCACCTGCCCGGCGCTTCGTTCGTGAACCCCGGCACACCGCTGCGCGATGCCCTCACCCAAGCCGCGATGCAGCGCGCCGTGGTCAACACCGGTCGCACCGGCGAGCCCGCGATCTGCCTGGCCGACATCCTGAGCGTCAACGCCGTCGTCAACGGCATCATCGGCCTGCTCGCCACCGGCGGCTCGACCAACCACACCATCCACCTCGTGGCCATGGCGCGCGCGGCCGGCGTGCTGATCGACTGGGACGACTTCGCCGAACTCTCGGCCGTGGTGCCGCTGCTGGCGCGCGTCTACCCCAACGGCAGCGCCGACGTGAACCACTTCCACGCCGCCGGCGGCATGGGCTTCCTCATGCACGAACTGCTGGCCCACGGCCTGCTGCACGCCAACGTCATGACCGTGATGGGCGCGGGCCTCACGGCCTACGTCAACGAGCCCTGGCTGGACAACGGCGCCCTCGCCTGGCGCCCGGTGCCCACCACGAGCGGCGACACCAGCGTGCTGCGCCCGGTGGCCGACCCGTTCAGCGCCGACGGCGGCCTGCGCCTGCTCAAAGGCAACCTGGGCCGCAGCGTCGTCAAGGTCTCGGCGGTGAAACCCGAGCACCGCGTGGTGCGCGCCCAGGCCGTGGTGGTGAGCGACCAGCAGGACCTGCTGGCCCTGTTCAACGCCGGGAAGATCAACAAAGACCTGATCGCCGTGGTGCGCTACCAGGGCCCGCGCGCCAACGGCATGCCCGAGCTGCACAAGCTCACACCACCGCTGGCCGTGCTGCAAGACCTGGGCTTCAAGGTGGCGCTGGTGACCGACGGCCGCATGAGCGGCGCATCGGGCAAGGTGCCCGCCGCCATCCACCTCAGCCCCGAAGCCCTGGCCGACGGCCCGATTGCCCGCGTGATGGACGGCGACTGGATCACGCTGGACTGCGAGCGCGGCGTGCTCGAACTCGAAGTGGACGCCGCCACCCTGGCCGCCCGCAACATCAGCCACCCCGACCTGAGCCACAACGCCCACGGCACCGGCCGGGAGCTGTTTGGATTGTTCCGCGCGCACGCGAGCACGCCCGAATGTGGCGCGTCGCCTTTGTTCACTTGA
- the pgl gene encoding 6-phosphogluconolactonase translates to MAVTEHPNATPAALAAHIASALRSAIAERGRASLAVSGGKSPIALFEALRGQDLDWAKVSVILVDERVVPRDHADSNTALVARHLLQGAAAAARFVPFFRELPAVLSEQVLDRLAQDANERIAHLPWPLDLAVLGMGEDAHTASLFPGAPGCAHALESTERLAWVTPATAPHARLTLTLPSLLAARELVLSIAGESKLAVYRRAAQQADAALPVSLVINQTQTPVSVWMA, encoded by the coding sequence ATGGCGGTGACCGAACACCCCAACGCCACCCCCGCCGCACTGGCCGCGCACATCGCCAGCGCCCTGCGCAGCGCCATCGCCGAGCGTGGCCGGGCCAGCCTGGCCGTCTCGGGCGGCAAGTCGCCCATCGCCCTCTTCGAAGCCCTGCGTGGGCAAGACCTGGACTGGGCCAAGGTCAGCGTGATCCTGGTGGACGAGCGCGTCGTCCCGCGCGACCACGCCGACAGCAACACCGCCCTGGTGGCCCGCCACCTGCTGCAGGGTGCGGCGGCCGCGGCCCGCTTCGTGCCCTTCTTCCGCGAGCTGCCCGCGGTGCTCAGCGAACAGGTGCTGGACAGACTGGCGCAGGACGCCAACGAACGCATCGCCCACCTGCCCTGGCCGCTGGACCTGGCCGTGCTCGGCATGGGCGAAGACGCGCACACCGCCTCGCTCTTTCCCGGCGCCCCGGGCTGTGCCCACGCGCTGGAGTCCACCGAGCGGCTGGCCTGGGTCACGCCCGCCACCGCGCCCCACGCGCGCCTCACGCTCACCCTGCCCAGCCTGCTCGCCGCGCGCGAGCTGGTGCTGTCCATCGCCGGCGAGAGCAAGCTCGCCGTCTACCGCCGCGCCGCCCAACAGGCCGACGCGGCACTTCCAGTCTCGCTGGTGATCAACCAGACACAGACCCCCGTCAGCGTCTGGATGGCATGA
- the zwf gene encoding glucose-6-phosphate dehydrogenase: MSTSTPSPAAASPLDLVIFGGVGDLSVRKLLPALYMAHLHNNLPPSTRIHALGRQPWDRAAFVEFIQEKVPGFIEAKAYNMASWQGFLERLDYVALDATQAPDYAALGAALQPGSDRVYYLATAPSLFVGICANLAGANLIDANSRVVLEKPLGHDLASARQINDDVGQYFQEQQIFRIDHYLGKETVQNLMVLRFGNTIFEPLWRSPYIKSVQITVAESVGVGSRAGFYDGTGAMRDMVQNHLLQLLCIVAMEPPVSLDPDAVRDEKLKVLRSLRPMTMADVAKDTVRGQYVAGAANGDAAVGYLQEANIPHHSSTETFVALKAHINNWRWANVPIFLRTGKRMAARQSEIVIEFADLPFTIFQDSPRQSVNRLMIRLQPEEHIQLQMMAKEPGSGMKLRPVSLNLDLETAFSERRAEAYERLLIDVIKGRLTHFMRRDELEAAWTWVEPIINGWQQLNEKPKAYTAGSWGPAASSALMAREGSSWVEES; this comes from the coding sequence ATGAGCACCTCCACGCCCTCCCCCGCCGCGGCTTCCCCTCTCGATCTGGTGATCTTTGGCGGGGTGGGCGACCTCTCCGTGCGCAAGCTGCTGCCCGCGCTGTACATGGCGCACCTGCACAACAACCTGCCCCCGTCCACGCGCATCCACGCGCTGGGCCGCCAGCCCTGGGACCGCGCCGCCTTCGTCGAATTCATCCAGGAAAAGGTGCCCGGCTTCATCGAGGCCAAGGCCTACAACATGGCCTCGTGGCAGGGTTTTCTGGAGCGGCTGGACTACGTCGCCCTCGACGCCACGCAGGCGCCCGACTACGCCGCACTCGGCGCCGCCCTGCAGCCCGGCTCGGACCGCGTGTACTACCTGGCCACCGCGCCCAGCCTGTTCGTGGGCATCTGCGCCAACCTGGCCGGCGCCAACCTCATCGACGCGAACTCGCGCGTGGTGCTGGAAAAACCGCTGGGCCACGACCTGGCCTCGGCGCGGCAGATCAACGACGACGTGGGCCAGTACTTCCAGGAACAGCAGATCTTCCGCATCGACCACTACCTGGGCAAGGAGACGGTGCAGAACCTGATGGTGCTGCGCTTTGGCAACACCATCTTCGAGCCGCTCTGGCGCAGCCCCTACATCAAGAGCGTGCAGATCACCGTGGCCGAGAGTGTGGGCGTGGGCAGCCGCGCCGGCTTCTACGACGGCACCGGCGCCATGCGCGACATGGTGCAGAACCATTTGCTGCAGCTGCTGTGCATCGTCGCCATGGAACCGCCGGTGTCGCTCGACCCGGACGCCGTGCGCGACGAAAAGCTCAAGGTGCTGCGCTCGCTGCGCCCCATGACCATGGCCGACGTGGCCAAAGACACCGTGCGCGGCCAGTACGTCGCGGGCGCGGCCAACGGCGACGCCGCCGTGGGCTACCTGCAGGAAGCCAACATCCCGCACCACAGCAGCACCGAAACCTTCGTGGCCCTCAAGGCCCACATCAACAACTGGCGCTGGGCCAACGTGCCGATCTTCCTGCGCACCGGCAAGCGCATGGCGGCGCGCCAGTCCGAGATCGTGATCGAGTTCGCCGACCTGCCCTTCACCATCTTCCAGGACTCGCCGCGCCAGTCGGTCAACCGCCTGATGATCCGCCTGCAGCCGGAAGAACACATCCAGCTGCAGATGATGGCCAAAGAGCCCGGCAGCGGCATGAAGCTGCGCCCGGTGAGCCTGAACCTCGACCTCGAAACCGCCTTCTCCGAACGCCGCGCCGAAGCCTACGAGCGCCTGCTGATCGACGTCATCAAGGGCCGCCTCACGCACTTCATGCGCCGCGACGAACTCGAAGCCGCCTGGACCTGGGTCGAACCCATCATCAACGGCTGGCAGCAGCTCAACGAAAAACCCAAGGCCTACACCGCGGGCAGCTGGGGCCCGGCGGCGTCTTCCGCCTTGATGGCGCGCGAGGGAAGCTCCTGGGTAGAGGAATCCTGA
- a CDS encoding PfkB family carbohydrate kinase — MVFPRQHQALHVATAGEALIDLIEESDGRLRPCAGGAVYNLSRALGLQGVGTLYLNPLSGDRFGRLLAEGIHQAGVVLAQETPAHEPTSLAVVGLDEQGKASYSFYRDGVADRQVNAADMSRQCAAETQLKLVATGCLALVADDSAKYLPWLQAQRAAGRFVAVDANLRPAIVPDMAAYQASVMAALGQAHLVKVSDDDLVTLGFTAADPLQAARELLRATPATWLALTLGPRGAVLLHRDGHGWQAAEPQPVRVADTVGAGDCFLAGLLAALLERPVVQAASQADQIALDAEDVRHILGRAVASASLCVMQTGCVPPSLAEVVARVAAVPPVFEAL; from the coding sequence ATGGTTTTCCCTAGGCAACATCAAGCTTTACACGTCGCCACCGCTGGCGAGGCCCTGATCGATCTGATCGAGGAGTCCGACGGCCGGCTGCGCCCCTGCGCCGGGGGCGCGGTCTACAACCTCTCGCGGGCGCTGGGCCTGCAGGGTGTCGGCACGCTCTACCTCAACCCGCTTTCGGGCGACCGTTTCGGCCGCCTGCTGGCCGAGGGCATCCACCAGGCCGGCGTGGTGCTGGCGCAGGAAACGCCCGCGCACGAACCCACCTCGCTGGCGGTGGTGGGCCTGGACGAACAGGGCAAGGCCAGCTACAGCTTCTACCGCGACGGCGTGGCCGACCGCCAGGTCAACGCGGCCGACATGAGCCGCCAGTGCGCGGCCGAAACACAGCTCAAGCTGGTGGCCACCGGCTGCCTGGCCCTGGTGGCCGACGACAGCGCCAAATACCTGCCCTGGCTCCAGGCCCAGCGCGCCGCGGGCCGCTTCGTGGCGGTGGACGCCAACCTGCGCCCGGCCATCGTGCCGGACATGGCGGCCTACCAGGCCAGCGTCATGGCCGCGCTCGGCCAGGCCCACCTGGTCAAGGTGAGCGACGACGATCTGGTCACGCTGGGTTTCACCGCGGCCGACCCGCTGCAGGCGGCCCGCGAGCTGCTGCGGGCCACGCCCGCCACCTGGCTGGCCCTCACGCTAGGGCCCCGAGGCGCCGTGCTGCTGCACCGCGACGGCCACGGCTGGCAGGCCGCCGAGCCGCAGCCGGTGCGGGTGGCCGACACCGTGGGCGCCGGTGACTGCTTCCTCGCCGGCCTGCTGGCCGCCCTGCTCGAACGCCCGGTGGTGCAGGCCGCCAGCCAGGCCGACCAGATCGCGCTCGACGCCGAAGACGTGCGCCACATCCTGGGCCGGGCGGTCGCCAGCGCCAGCCTGTGCGTGATGCAGACCGGCTGCGTGCCGCCCAGCCTGGCCGAGGTGGTGGCGCGCGTGGCCGCCGTGCCGCCGGTGTTCGAGGCGCTTTGA
- a CDS encoding sugar ABC transporter substrate-binding protein: MKKLVPAFAFTALALVVGTACAAEPVIGLITKTESNPFFVKMKEGATAEATKLGAKLLSAAGKTDGDNAGQVTAMENMIAAGAKTILITPSDAKAIIPAIKKAQAQGVMVIALDSPTDPATAVDALFATDNYKAGVLIGQYAKAAMGGKKAVIATLDLFPGHPVGAQRHNGFLKGFGLTAPDAKSNNLGGAAAGVACMADSFGDAAKGQTGMENCLQKNPGINLVYTINEPAAAGAYKALKAAGKEKDVVIVSVDGGCAGVKDVGAGVIAATSQQYPLKMAAMGVAAGVEYAKSGKKVSGYTDTGVTLIAGKAVAGVDSKDVKTGMDLCWGNK; encoded by the coding sequence GTGAAAAAACTCGTTCCCGCCTTCGCCTTCACCGCTCTGGCCCTGGTCGTCGGCACGGCTTGCGCCGCCGAACCCGTGATCGGCCTGATCACCAAGACCGAGTCCAACCCCTTCTTCGTGAAGATGAAGGAAGGCGCCACCGCCGAAGCCACCAAGCTCGGCGCCAAGCTGCTGTCGGCCGCGGGCAAGACCGACGGTGACAACGCCGGCCAGGTGACCGCGATGGAGAACATGATCGCCGCCGGCGCCAAGACCATCCTGATCACCCCCAGCGACGCCAAGGCCATCATCCCCGCCATCAAGAAGGCGCAGGCCCAGGGCGTGATGGTGATCGCGCTGGACAGCCCGACCGACCCGGCCACCGCCGTGGACGCGCTGTTCGCCACCGACAACTACAAGGCCGGCGTGCTGATCGGTCAGTACGCCAAGGCGGCCATGGGCGGCAAGAAGGCCGTCATCGCCACGCTCGACCTGTTCCCCGGCCACCCGGTGGGCGCCCAGCGCCACAACGGCTTCCTCAAGGGCTTTGGCCTGACCGCCCCCGACGCCAAGAGCAACAACCTCGGTGGCGCCGCCGCCGGCGTGGCCTGCATGGCCGACAGCTTCGGTGACGCGGCCAAGGGCCAGACCGGCATGGAAAACTGCCTGCAGAAGAACCCCGGCATCAACCTGGTCTACACCATCAACGAACCCGCCGCCGCCGGTGCCTACAAGGCGCTCAAGGCCGCTGGCAAGGAAAAAGACGTGGTCATCGTCTCGGTGGACGGCGGCTGCGCGGGTGTGAAGGACGTGGGCGCGGGCGTGATCGCCGCGACCAGCCAGCAGTACCCGCTGAAGATGGCCGCCATGGGCGTGGCCGCGGGTGTGGAATACGCCAAGTCCGGCAAGAAGGTCAGCGGCTACACCGACACCGGCGTGACCCTGATCGCGGGCAAGGCCGTGGCTGGCGTGGACAGCAAGGATGTCAAGACGGGTATGGACCTGTGCTGGGGTAATAAATAA
- a CDS encoding ABC transporter permease: MNSLKAKLPPMGTLGPFIALVVACGFFATQSDRFLSLQNFSLILQQVMVVGTIAIGQTLIILTAGIDLSCGMIMALGSIVMTKMGADFGLSAPVAITLGIGATALFGVVNGLLVTKAKLPPFIVTLGTLNIAFAITQLYSGSQTVTEVSEGMTWLGNSFRIGETNILYGVVLMLALYLLTWLFLRETAPGRHIYAVGNSPEATRLTGISTDKVLLGVYVLAGVFYGIASLLSVARIGAGDPNAGQTENLDAITAVVLGGTSLFGGRGIVLGTLVGALIVGVFRNGLTLMGVSSVYQILVTGVLVILAVLTDQMSRKGAR; encoded by the coding sequence ATGAATTCCCTCAAAGCCAAACTTCCGCCCATGGGCACGCTCGGGCCTTTCATTGCCCTGGTGGTCGCCTGCGGGTTCTTCGCGACCCAGAGCGACCGTTTCCTGTCGCTGCAGAACTTCTCGCTGATCCTGCAGCAGGTCATGGTGGTGGGCACCATCGCCATCGGCCAGACCCTCATCATCCTGACCGCCGGCATCGACCTCTCGTGCGGCATGATCATGGCGCTGGGCAGCATCGTCATGACCAAGATGGGCGCCGACTTCGGCCTCTCCGCCCCGGTCGCGATCACGCTGGGCATTGGCGCCACGGCGCTGTTCGGCGTGGTCAATGGCCTGCTGGTCACCAAGGCCAAGCTGCCACCCTTCATCGTCACGCTGGGCACGCTGAACATCGCGTTCGCCATCACCCAGCTGTACTCCGGTTCGCAGACCGTCACCGAAGTGTCCGAAGGCATGACCTGGCTGGGCAACTCGTTCCGCATCGGCGAGACCAACATCCTCTACGGCGTGGTGCTGATGCTCGCGCTGTACCTGCTGACCTGGCTGTTCCTGCGCGAAACCGCGCCGGGCCGCCACATCTACGCCGTGGGCAACAGCCCCGAGGCCACGCGCCTCACCGGTATCTCGACCGACAAGGTGCTGCTGGGTGTGTACGTGCTGGCCGGCGTGTTCTACGGCATCGCCTCGCTGCTCTCCGTGGCGCGCATCGGCGCCGGTGATCCGAACGCCGGGCAGACCGAAAACCTCGACGCCATCACCGCCGTGGTGCTGGGCGGCACCAGCCTGTTCGGCGGCCGCGGCATCGTCCTCGGCACCCTGGTGGGCGCGCTGATCGTGGGCGTGTTCCGCAACGGCCTCACGCTCATGGGTGTGTCCTCGGTCTACCAGATCCTGGTCACCGGCGTGCTGGTGATTCTGGCGGTGCTCACCGATCAAATGTCCCGCAAAGGAGCCCGTTGA
- a CDS encoding ATP-binding cassette domain-containing protein: MSTSPNAQSPLVIQAKGLVKRYGQVTALDGADFELRAGEILAVIGDNGAGKSSLIKCLAGATIPDEGEIYLDGARAHFKSPIDARRAGIETVYQDLAVAPAMTIAENLFLGREIRRPGFLGSVLQMIDKKRMLEESIARMNDLKVGIRSMTQAVETLSGGQRQCVAVARAAAFAQHVVIMDEPTAALGVKEGNMVLELIRRVRDKGLPVILISHNMPHVFEIADRIHIARLGKRAAVVDPKHISMSDTVAVMTGAKSVDDLPAQALAH, from the coding sequence ATGTCTACCTCTCCCAATGCTCAAAGCCCGCTCGTGATCCAGGCCAAGGGTCTGGTCAAGCGCTACGGCCAGGTCACCGCGCTCGACGGTGCCGACTTCGAACTGCGCGCCGGGGAGATACTGGCCGTGATCGGCGACAACGGCGCCGGCAAGTCTTCGCTGATCAAGTGCCTGGCCGGCGCCACCATCCCGGACGAAGGCGAGATCTACCTCGACGGTGCCCGCGCCCACTTCAAGAGCCCGATCGACGCGCGCCGCGCCGGCATCGAAACGGTGTACCAGGACCTCGCCGTGGCCCCGGCGATGACGATCGCCGAGAACCTGTTCCTCGGCCGCGAAATCCGCCGCCCCGGCTTCCTCGGCAGCGTGCTGCAGATGATCGACAAGAAGCGGATGCTGGAAGAAAGCATCGCGCGCATGAACGACCTGAAGGTCGGCATCCGCTCCATGACGCAGGCGGTGGAAACGCTCTCGGGCGGCCAGCGCCAGTGCGTGGCCGTGGCGCGCGCCGCGGCCTTCGCGCAGCACGTGGTCATCATGGACGAACCCACCGCCGCGTTGGGCGTGAAGGAGGGCAACATGGTGCTCGAACTGATCCGCCGCGTGCGCGACAAGGGCCTGCCGGTCATTCTGATCAGCCACAACATGCCGCACGTGTTCGAGATCGCCGACCGCATCCACATCGCCCGCCTGGGCAAACGCGCGGCGGTGGTCGACCCGAAACACATCAGCATGAGCGACACCGTGGCCGTGATGACGGGCGCCAAGTCGGTCGACGATTTGCCTGCGCAAGCGTTGGCGCACTGA
- a CDS encoding RbsD/FucU family protein, protein MLKGIDPLLSPDLLKLLAEMGHDDAVVLADANFTAMSLGAGKPVLRLPGIGMVRTVQAVASVLPLAQDVPHPVAYMQVGGTEPGYRSALQRETLAVLAAEGLRDDQAEAVERYAFYERVKKAYAIVVTGELEPWGNFILRKGVLGNSLRV, encoded by the coding sequence ATGCTCAAAGGCATTGATCCTCTGCTCAGCCCGGACCTGCTCAAGCTGCTGGCCGAGATGGGCCACGACGACGCGGTGGTGCTGGCCGACGCCAACTTCACCGCCATGAGCCTGGGTGCGGGCAAGCCGGTGCTGCGCCTGCCGGGCATCGGCATGGTGCGCACGGTGCAGGCGGTGGCCAGCGTGCTGCCGCTGGCGCAGGACGTGCCGCACCCGGTGGCCTACATGCAGGTCGGCGGGACCGAGCCCGGTTACCGCTCGGCCTTGCAGCGCGAGACGTTGGCGGTGTTGGCCGCCGAAGGCCTGCGGGACGATCAGGCCGAGGCGGTGGAGCGTTACGCGTTTTACGAGCGCGTGAAAAAGGCCTATGCCATCGTCGTCACCGGTGAGCTGGAGCCCTGGGGCAATTTCATCCTGCGCAAGGGCGTTCTCGGCAACAGCCTGCGGGTGTAG
- a CDS encoding ROK family protein, with translation MRQFNDRVVLQALRVHGSCPKAELARLTGLTAQTIGLITARLDEDQLLTREAPVRGRVGQPSVPIGLNPDGAFAVGIKIGRRSADWLLVDFTGHVRERLVLDYPFPDSETLLPAIGENLNRLLDGLGALRSRVVGVGVAAPFQLGGWHRMLGLTEAQSQAWNQIDLAAEVQRLTELPVSYAKDTAAACVAELLQGRGRDLHSYLYLFMDTFVGGGLVINSHLHRGTHGNAAAVASLPLQVATPHMKELPAQLISQASLWDLEQRFREHALDPMAAYDARAMQAPWLPYTREWIARAALALAHCIVSGTAFLDLDAVVMDGSTAAPLLQGLLQQTTEALKAYNWEGLQQMPRLELGSIGSDARALGGALLPLHACFAPDRDVFLKV, from the coding sequence ATGCGCCAGTTCAACGACCGCGTGGTGCTGCAGGCCCTGCGCGTGCACGGCAGTTGCCCCAAGGCCGAGCTGGCGCGGCTCACCGGCCTCACGGCCCAGACCATCGGCCTGATCACCGCCCGGCTCGACGAGGACCAGTTGCTCACCCGCGAAGCGCCGGTGCGCGGGCGCGTGGGCCAGCCCTCGGTGCCGATCGGCCTGAACCCCGACGGCGCTTTTGCCGTGGGCATCAAGATCGGGCGGCGCAGCGCCGACTGGCTGCTGGTCGACTTCACCGGCCATGTGCGCGAGCGCCTGGTGCTGGACTACCCCTTTCCCGACAGCGAAACCCTGCTGCCCGCCATCGGCGAAAACCTGAACCGCCTGCTCGACGGGCTGGGCGCGCTGCGCAGCCGCGTGGTGGGCGTGGGCGTGGCCGCGCCGTTCCAGCTCGGCGGCTGGCACCGCATGCTGGGCCTGACCGAAGCGCAGTCGCAGGCCTGGAACCAGATCGACCTGGCCGCCGAGGTGCAGCGCCTCACCGAGTTGCCGGTGAGCTACGCCAAAGACACCGCCGCCGCCTGCGTGGCCGAGCTGCTGCAGGGGCGCGGGCGCGACCTGCACAGCTACCTTTACCTGTTCATGGACACCTTCGTGGGCGGCGGGTTGGTGATCAACTCGCACCTGCACCGCGGCACCCACGGCAACGCCGCCGCGGTGGCTTCCCTGCCGTTGCAGGTGGCGACGCCCCACATGAAGGAACTGCCCGCGCAACTGATCAGCCAGGCTTCACTGTGGGACCTGGAGCAGCGCTTTCGCGAACACGCGCTCGACCCCATGGCCGCCTACGACGCGCGCGCCATGCAGGCGCCCTGGCTGCCCTACACCCGCGAGTGGATCGCCCGCGCCGCGCTCGCGCTGGCGCACTGCATCGTGTCGGGCACCGCCTTTCTGGACCTGGACGCGGTGGTGATGGACGGCTCCACCGCCGCACCGTTGCTGCAAGGCCTGCTGCAGCAGACCACCGAGGCGCTCAAGGCCTACAACTGGGAAGGTCTGCAGCAGATGCCGCGGCTGGAACTGGGCAGCATCGGCTCGGACGCGCGCGCGCTCGGCGGTGCGCTGCTGCCGCTGCACGCCTGCTTCGCGCCAGACCGGGACGTGTTCCTGAAGGTCTGA